The proteins below come from a single Oribacterium sp. oral taxon 102 genomic window:
- a CDS encoding VRR-NUC domain-containing protein yields the protein MLEKQIENKLTRMVKQHGGIAVKFVSPSFAGMPDRLVLLPDGIIAFVELKAPGKKPRPLQIARHKLLCSLGFQVYVIDGVEQIGGMLHELLTP from the coding sequence ATGTTAGAAAAACAGATAGAAAACAAGTTAACCCGGATGGTAAAGCAGCATGGCGGCATCGCTGTAAAATTCGTGTCTCCGAGCTTTGCAGGAATGCCCGATCGCCTCGTCTTATTACCTGATGGGATCATCGCCTTCGTAGAGCTGAAGGCTCCTGGCAAAAAGCCTCGCCCGCTTCAAATAGCAAGGCACAAGCTGCTATGTTCACTTGGCTTTCAGGTCTATGTGATTGATGGCGTGGAACAGATTGGAGGGATGCTTCATGAACTTCTCACCCCATAA
- a CDS encoding phage/plasmid primase, P4 family, with amino-acid sequence MFTIYSADVTGNPGNCSYPHKHIILDEDSLKAAVCHDYVCAEYKNSYRNGDNFIGSDCLPVDCDNDHSENPEDWITPEDVLQAFPGVTFAVHYSRFNNRVKNGKPARSKFHVLFPIDYVTDADFYSNMKKLVNSIFPYFDTKALDAARFFFGTTAADVALYPGRMNLTEYLNEDIFDEDMPEGQYDGATIPEGSRNATMSRFAGKVIKKYGDGDTAYQAFLEEADKCDPPLDAAELATIWHSAQRFYARVQQQEGYVAPELYNDPSCYKPEDYSDVGQAEVLAKYFSNELRYSPATHFIRYSDHYWQESEPGAQAVAHELTRRQLKEANRDLMEALDKMKNCGAQNILDSTSKSKAEQLMNDRQLEVYRELLAAKAYQAFAIKRRDSKNVTSTLKESHPMLEISPRDLDADCFALCTPEATFDLRQGMAGAREHSPEDFITKITSVSPNQKGMQIWLDSLNLIFQHNQELIDYVQMICGLAAIGKVYVEALIIAYGDGRNGKSTFWNAISRVLGLYSGNISADTLTVGCRRNIKPEMAEVKGKRLLIAAEMQEGARLNDSTVKQLCSTDDVFAEKKYKDPFSFKPCHTLVLYTNHLPRVSASDDGIWRRLIVIPFNAKITGSSDIKNYSEYLYDNAGGAILSWIIEGSKKVIDADYRIPVPTCVQNAIDNYRSQNDWFGHFLEDKCIIGDEYKENSSSLYQAYRNHCIDCNEYVRSTADFYFAMENAGYERVTLSRKRYFKGLRLRTEDDFDEEFLD; translated from the coding sequence ATGTTTACCATTTACAGCGCGGACGTTACCGGCAATCCCGGTAACTGCTCCTACCCTCATAAACACATCATCCTAGATGAAGATAGCTTGAAGGCGGCTGTTTGTCATGATTACGTGTGCGCTGAATATAAGAACAGCTATCGTAATGGCGACAACTTCATCGGCAGTGACTGTCTTCCAGTTGACTGTGATAATGATCATTCCGAGAATCCGGAAGACTGGATCACTCCAGAAGATGTCTTGCAGGCCTTTCCAGGTGTGACCTTCGCAGTCCATTACAGCCGCTTCAATAACAGAGTAAAAAACGGCAAGCCCGCAAGGTCCAAGTTTCACGTTCTCTTTCCGATTGATTATGTGACAGACGCCGACTTTTACAGCAACATGAAAAAGCTGGTCAATTCCATCTTTCCCTATTTCGATACGAAGGCCCTGGATGCTGCCCGCTTCTTCTTTGGCACTACTGCTGCAGATGTTGCTTTATATCCAGGACGCATGAATCTGACGGAATATCTCAATGAGGATATTTTCGATGAGGATATGCCGGAAGGTCAATATGATGGCGCAACGATTCCCGAAGGTAGCCGTAATGCAACCATGTCTCGTTTTGCCGGAAAGGTCATCAAGAAATATGGCGACGGTGACACGGCCTATCAGGCATTTCTGGAAGAAGCAGATAAATGTGATCCGCCTCTGGATGCTGCTGAGCTTGCTACCATCTGGCACAGTGCCCAGCGCTTTTACGCTCGTGTCCAGCAGCAGGAGGGCTATGTTGCACCGGAGCTCTACAACGATCCTTCCTGTTACAAACCGGAGGATTACTCCGATGTAGGGCAGGCCGAGGTATTAGCAAAGTACTTTTCAAACGAGCTTCGCTATTCTCCCGCCACCCACTTCATCCGCTACTCCGACCACTACTGGCAGGAATCAGAGCCGGGTGCTCAGGCCGTGGCTCATGAGCTTACCCGCAGACAGCTAAAGGAAGCAAACCGAGATCTCATGGAAGCACTGGATAAGATGAAGAATTGCGGTGCACAGAACATCCTCGACAGCACATCAAAGTCAAAAGCAGAACAGCTTATGAACGATCGGCAGCTGGAGGTCTATCGCGAGCTCTTAGCAGCCAAGGCTTATCAGGCATTTGCCATTAAGCGCCGTGATTCTAAGAATGTGACTTCTACTTTGAAGGAATCCCATCCGATGCTGGAGATTTCACCTCGTGACCTGGACGCAGACTGCTTTGCGCTCTGTACCCCGGAGGCAACCTTTGATCTTCGTCAGGGTATGGCCGGAGCCAGGGAGCATTCGCCGGAGGACTTTATCACCAAGATTACCAGCGTTTCACCAAACCAGAAAGGTATGCAGATTTGGCTGGACAGCTTGAATCTCATCTTCCAGCACAATCAGGAGCTCATCGATTACGTCCAGATGATCTGCGGCCTTGCTGCAATTGGTAAGGTTTATGTAGAAGCTCTGATCATCGCTTATGGTGATGGCCGCAATGGTAAGTCCACCTTCTGGAATGCCATCTCTCGTGTGCTGGGCCTTTACTCCGGGAACATTTCTGCGGATACCCTGACCGTAGGTTGCCGCAGAAACATCAAACCGGAAATGGCCGAGGTCAAGGGTAAGCGACTTCTCATTGCTGCAGAGATGCAGGAAGGTGCAAGGCTTAATGACTCTACCGTCAAGCAGCTCTGCTCTACCGATGATGTCTTTGCAGAGAAGAAATATAAGGATCCATTTTCCTTCAAGCCCTGCCACACGCTGGTGCTGTATACCAACCACCTGCCTCGCGTCAGTGCATCCGATGATGGTATCTGGAGGCGACTGATCGTTATTCCTTTTAATGCCAAGATCACCGGTAGCAGCGACATCAAGAATTACAGTGAGTATCTCTATGACAATGCTGGCGGTGCGATCCTCTCCTGGATCATCGAAGGTAGCAAAAAAGTTATCGATGCTGACTACCGCATCCCAGTTCCGACCTGCGTGCAGAATGCCATCGATAATTACCGTAGCCAGAATGACTGGTTCGGACATTTCTTAGAGGATAAGTGCATCATAGGTGATGAGTATAAAGAAAACTCCTCTAGCCTATATCAGGCCTACCGCAATCACTGCATCGATTGCAATGAGTATGTACGCTCCACAGCGGACTTCTACTTTGCTATGGAAAATGCCGGATACGAGCGTGTCACCTTGAGCCGAAAGCGCTATTTTAAAGGACTTCGCCTGCGTACTGAGGACGATTTTGATGAGGAATTTTTAGACTGA
- a CDS encoding DEAD/DEAH box helicase — MNFSPHNYQAYAINYIETHPIAAVLLDMGLGKTVISLTAIADLLFDSFEAHRILVVAPLRVARDTWPAEIAKWEHLQHLTYAVCVGTPKERCAALLTGSDITIINRENLGWLIDSSGFDFDYDMVVIDELSSFKNHKSKRFQSLMKVRPKVKRIIGLTGTPSSNGLMDLWAEFKLLDFGERLGRFITHYRNNYFIPDKRNGEIIYSYKPMAYTEDAIYRRISDITISMKSTDHLQMPELITSQYEVQLSEEEEKRYEDLKADFILELPEGEITTANAASLTGKLSQLANGAIYDDDGNIIEFHDRKLDALEDLIEAANGKPLLVAYWFKHDLQRIKKRFDIREIKSSKDITDWNNGDIPVAAIHPASAGHGLNLQAGGSTLIWFGLTWSLELYQQTNARLWRQGQTSGTVVIEHIITKGTIDERILKALSLKEVTQNALIDAVKANL; from the coding sequence ATGAACTTCTCACCCCATAATTATCAGGCCTATGCCATCAACTATATCGAAACACATCCTATCGCTGCAGTTCTCCTCGATATGGGTCTTGGCAAGACGGTCATTTCCCTGACTGCCATCGCAGACCTGCTGTTTGACAGCTTCGAGGCACACCGCATCCTAGTGGTCGCACCTTTAAGGGTGGCCCGTGATACCTGGCCTGCGGAAATTGCAAAATGGGAGCACCTGCAGCATCTGACCTACGCTGTCTGCGTGGGGACACCGAAGGAACGATGCGCTGCACTTTTGACCGGATCCGACATCACCATCATTAACCGTGAGAACCTTGGCTGGCTGATAGATTCCAGTGGCTTTGATTTTGATTACGATATGGTCGTCATTGATGAGCTTTCCTCCTTCAAGAATCACAAGTCGAAGCGATTTCAATCTCTGATGAAGGTCAGACCTAAAGTTAAACGAATCATCGGTCTTACCGGTACACCTTCTTCCAATGGTCTTATGGATCTGTGGGCCGAATTCAAGCTTCTGGATTTTGGAGAACGTTTAGGACGCTTCATCACCCACTACCGCAACAACTACTTTATCCCGGACAAGCGAAACGGCGAGATCATCTACTCTTACAAGCCCATGGCTTATACGGAGGATGCCATCTACCGGAGAATATCGGATATCACGATTTCCATGAAATCCACTGATCACCTGCAGATGCCGGAGCTGATTACATCACAATACGAAGTGCAACTATCCGAGGAGGAAGAAAAACGCTACGAGGATCTGAAGGCAGACTTTATATTGGAGCTCCCGGAAGGAGAAATCACGACTGCTAATGCGGCTTCTCTTACCGGTAAACTCTCCCAGCTGGCCAACGGTGCCATTTATGATGATGACGGCAATATCATCGAGTTCCATGATCGGAAACTGGATGCCTTAGAGGATCTTATCGAAGCCGCCAATGGCAAACCACTCCTGGTAGCTTACTGGTTCAAGCACGACCTACAGCGAATCAAGAAGCGCTTTGACATCCGGGAGATAAAATCCAGCAAGGATATCACTGATTGGAACAATGGCGATATTCCTGTTGCTGCCATCCATCCTGCCTCTGCAGGTCACGGACTGAATCTTCAGGCTGGTGGATCAACACTTATCTGGTTCGGGCTGACCTGGTCTTTGGAGTTATATCAGCAGACCAACGCTCGTCTCTGGCGGCAAGGCCAGACCTCCGGCACTGTCGTCATTGAGCACATCATTACCAAGGGCACCATTGATGAACGTATCTTAAAGGCGCTGTCCCTGAAGGAGGTTACACAAAACGCATTAATTGATGCGGTAAAAGCAAATCTATGA